DNA sequence from the Pseudophryne corroboree isolate aPseCor3 chromosome 6, aPseCor3.hap2, whole genome shotgun sequence genome:
ggttgtggggggggaggagtgtatgagggccatgacttcctcaccagatactagggagaaagatgtcagagttggtaagagggtaggggaggggtggcaaaggatgggtggtggctggttgctggactggtgggatgtgatgtcctgacgtatggagtcaatcttggatgtgaagtaagtggcaaagtcaagagcagacaatgaggaagggagaggaggtggtggtgggcagaggagggagttaacagtggcaaagaggcgccgggggttggaagagtgggtagagatgaggattttgaagtatgattgtttagcaagggaaagggcagcactgaaggatgagagcatgaatttgaaatggaggaagtctgcttgagagcgtgatttcctccagtgtcgctcggctgtacgtgagcatttttgtagatatctggtgcatttggtgtgccagggttgaggtgttgatctgcgagggtgaatagtggttggcggagcaacagagtcaagggctgaagtaagagatgcattgtatagagatgtggcttgttcagggcatgtgagagagagaagaggagagagaagcgagtcaaacagggaggatagggatgaggtgtcaatagcctcaatattacgcttagtgatggtagccttaggagggagagatgggggagcagagatagataagttgaatgagagcaagtggtggtcagagaggggaaaaggggaattggagaaatcagaaataacacagcggtgagtgaaaaccagatccagtgagctcccgttcacatgggagggtgaggaggtccactgggagagaccaagtgaagaggtgaggttaaggagtgtagaggcaggtggttttgtggggttatcgatagggatgttgaaatcacctaggataatggtgggaatgtcagaagagaggaagtgaggtagccaggaagcaaagttgtcgaggaatttagaggaaatgccaggtggacggtaaatgacagcaactcgaagattagtgggttggtagaggcgaattgcatggacctcaaatgtagagaatgtaagagatggttctggaggtataagttggtatgtgtagcttgagggtaaaaggatcccaacaccacccccatgacgacccccaggtcggggtgtgtgtgagaatgtaaggcccccagccgagagagaagcaggagaagcggtgtcatagggtgtaatccaggtttcagtaatggccaggaggttcAGTCCACAAGCCCCTGACTCCACTGTGTAAAGGGACAGGTCCACATAAAGTTATGGGGGGTTCAcactgagatgtgtgctgagcgatctagcacagactgcttagcacacatctctccctccgctcacctcacacagtggtgaagtgagcagcctgctagattgtgcctgcattagGCTGCAAATTAACGGATCTCATTACAATGAAGCAAGGTATCAGGTGCGCCACAAAAACACAGACTATGACATCCATCAAATGGTATTCAGTCTTTCAAAGTGTTTGCAGAGCTTATATGCATGCActatgggcgagattcaaatgtttttGATTCCGATAGCCACTAGATGGCGCACAACTGAGGTATTGAAATATAGCTCTGTTCGGGCGTGATCGGCTGCTGgtgtctacatttcagctcgcacccaccaggggtggtgagctgaaatgtgtgaaaagtaatccatttgggcgcccaaacgccACTTTTCCCagacgcgcccattagtttagtccggTTCAGTGCAAACGGGGGCATTAAATGAATATCGCccccctgcgatctcccatcactttagacgagaGATTGGTGGTGAGAACATTataatcccccccccttccccaatatgtagtacatctcaaggatgatcaacctgagctcaattttgagattcatggcaaaggttgtgatcacttatgtactgtacatgtgatttcttagttttttttttttttataaatttgcagaaatctcaaaaaaacttttttttgcattttcattatggggtattgggggtaattctgagttgatcgcagcaggaactttgggggtcattctgagttgttcgctcgttatttttttttgcaacggagcgattagtcgcaaactgcgcatgcgcaatgttcgcagtgcgcctgcgacaagtaaattagcacaaaagtttggtattttactcacggcctaacgaagatttttcatcgttctggtgatcggagtgtgattgacaggaagtgggtgtttctgggcggaaactgtccgttttatgggagtgtgcggaaaaacgcgggagtgctggagaaacgggggagtgtctgggagaacgctgggtgtgtttgtgacgtcaaaccaggaacgaaactgactgaactgatcgcagtgtaggcgtaagtctggagctactcagaaactgctaagaaatttctattcgcaattctgctaatctttcgttcgcaattctgctaagctaagatacactcccagagggcggcggcctagcgtgtgcaatgctgctaaaagcagctagcgagcgaacaactcggaatgagggcctttgttagcagttaggcagagagagttagatttgggtgtggtgagttcaatctgcaatctaaattgcagtgtaaaaataaagcagccagtatttaccctgcatagaaacaaaataacccacccaaacctaactctctctgcaaatgttatcctCTTCTTGCAACACTAGATTTGCTTTGTATCTGTATTTTAGGTATGAAGAAATACCCATTGTTATCTGCCAGGTGTATATTAATATTACAATGTTACCTTGGTCGTCACTTACAGTCTACAATTTTTCTTTTAGGTTGATTTACTTCAGAAAACAGTTGGAAGAGTGGAATTTATTTCAAAAGACATTCAGGAAAAGCAGCAAAGCCATGACACGTCTATCAAAAATAGTGAAAAGGAGCTGGACGTAGTTAGTGTGATCCTTAAGAAGCTGCAGAAAGATGTTTCTAATGTCATCCAAAATGTGAAAGACCAGGGCGACAGAGATCTCGTCCTCTTTGACAGAACAATGAGGGAAAAGTTTACAGAATTAAATAACTCCATTAATGATGAAATAGCCGAGCTTACTGAAGTACAGAAGTTAAACCAGGATGATGTTAACAACGTGAAGGCTAAAATAGCTTCATTAGGAGAATTAAATTCAATCAACGATGAACTGAATGCATTAAAAGAGCTTGCCGCTCAATTACAAACCTCCTATAAATCCAAAGAAGAGTCTATCGACTGGTTAATTAACAATGCCATAAATGTGGATTCCGTTACTGCCAACAGCAATCAAATTGTGGCTCTCAGGAACGAACATGAAAATTTAAAGAGAGATGTTCAGGAACAGTCGGCAGCAGTAGAGGACTTAAAAGAAAAGGTTTTGAAAAACGATGAGTCCAGCGTGAAGGGGGAACTCGAGAGGATTCTCAATGATTTTGAACAAATTTCCTCTTCTGTGTCAGAGATGGAAAATAATTATGTCTCTGCTAATAATGACTTGTTGAAAGAGATTGAAACTAACAGAGATGGCGTGGAACAGAGGCTGGGACCTCTTGAAAGTACAGTGGAGGCTTTGAATGCTGAGCAGTCTGCTGTGGAATCTTTGAAAACCAATTTCGAGGAATACAGCAGGAGATTGAATGCCATCGAGGAGGCTTTCGTTGGTTTGAAGCACTTGTCTTCTTCTGATGCTCAGGGAAGCCCTGAGGTATCCAAGACCTTATTATCATTGAACAATGCTCAGCAGACTTTATCTCAAGATATAGAGAAGTTAAAATCCAACATTGCAGTCCTACCAAACGCTGCTGCTGATTTTGAGAAATTACAGCTGGATGTCACCAGCGTTATCGAAAGTCACAAGGAGCAGATTGAAGAATTGAAGTATGACTGGGACCAGTGGAAGAGCAATGTGGCTGGGTCATCTGGACAAGACATTGGGGTTGACAGTTTGAACTCCTCCGTTAAGAAACTGGAGTCGGACTTGAAGATGCTAAGGGAGGCGGTGGATAGTTTGGTGGCATATTCTGTGAAAATAGAAACCCATGACAAAGATTTAGAATCTGTTAAAGAGTCTTTTGAAGACCTTAAAGAAAGTACTGATAAACTTCTAGTTAAATTTGAACAGATCCAAGAGAGTGTATAACTGTACTATATGTGCCTAGAAGACCTGTAGGATTTTCTATCTCTAGAGTTTTCATTAAAgtgttcaggttttttttttctcctgtgttcATTTTTATTTCATAGGTGttcagtctatttttttttttctttaagttgTATATAGTGCCAAAAACAAAATATGGCCACTTGCTTGACATTGGATCTTCGGAGTTCAAATAACTCAATATTTATTTTCCTATTGGTATTTGTCTATTGTAAATATTACGGGATTAATATAAAACCTATTCTTGTTCAATGACTTAACTTCATTTTGTGGTGACTCTAGTGAGGTTGCTTGCAAAGGTCATGCAGTAAAGATACCATTGTTTCTATTCTCTTCTCCATTATCCCTATATCCCCTCCTAGAACTATTTTCTCACTCATTGAATTGTGTTAATCCTTTTAATTCAGCACTTTTGTAGCTAGGAATGTTCATAGTGTTTGAAATGTAGGTATGAAATCAGCTGTGGTGTTATCAGGACCAAAAATAATAGAAATCGAAGGCTACAAACAAGTCCGGCGCTCTGCAACAAAttattgaatataaaaaaaaaaatatatatatatatataggtctatTTGCTTATATGTTAACCACAAttaagattttattttttttatggttgCAGACTCTTAGGGCGGTATtcagttcttttcacccccttccacacccgttctgtttctgctaacaGGCATTGTATAATAATTTCAGCCCGCTACCCCCAGAGTttacccaaccctttacgcagctaatcctgattactatgggtgtgatATGCTCGATAACGGGAGCCacgttagaaaggagattgggcgtgatatatcattttaaTACCGCCCCTTAAAGTTTAGCAAAATGGGATGGTTTTCTTTTGCAAAACACCACTTAAATTAACCCCTTGATTTCATTCTTCACTTTTATTTTGTCCCATCCCAGATTCTAGCAGTCTATGTGGAATCAGTGGGTTTGCGTGCCTGTATCTCAATTTTTAGGCTCAGGAAAAAGGCTATCTTATTGAATACCCTTTCCCCACGGCACTGGGATTTTAGTGCTGCTAATTGAATACCTTCCTTAGAAGAGCTGCATTTGTTTTTAACTGTTTTGAAAAAGTGGTAAATATGCAGTATTATAtagattaatatatattttttccccaaTAGAGAAGTAGATGCAATGTATTATCTTGTCTTTCTTTGGCTATAAGATCAGCAACTCCTCTCTAAAGCATCTAATTTGCCATTACAGTCCATTGCTCTGCATCGTTCAGTAGTAAGTACAGCGATTTCCTGAATACTGGTCCAGTTGACAAAAAGGCTGCCACCTGTGCGAGACTAATAGGTGTTCTTTGAGTTTGGTGGCAAGGCTGCAGATTCTGGAGCCATGGGACTTTGTTGATTTTGAGATGGTGGTGGAGATGCATCAAGCTTTGgtgataaagtggaaaagttgcccaaagcatccaatcggcttATAACTGTCAATTATCAATCAGTCTTTAATGTGACAGAAGCAGATTGGTTAATTTGGGCAAATTCTTTACtttatcactcgccaaggcttgatgcatctcctCCTGTATAATGTAAGGTCCCGCGGTCCTGCTTgccggagccgggtggatgctgccgtgaggtctagcggcggtgccccatcctcctgctacgctgctgtagccgctgcgctCCCCCCCGTCGCCTCCTCTCAGCTccatcatctcaatccaactttttctaaagtcggattgagatggtcaggaatGGCCAaatactgtcggatttggccgttcattgaatagcccttgtcggatacattccgacaaatgcatgtcggaatggatctgactcttattgaatatacccctttatataAATTGCTATTATTTCATCCTATGTAGATTCTCTGTGGATCAGGCAGACTCAGACTTGAGGAAAGAGTTAGTGTTCAATATAGT
Encoded proteins:
- the CKAP4 gene encoding cytoskeleton-associated protein 4, with amino-acid sequence MTSSRHRNKSASPENSSQAAAASANDLAKKSPKPNKVAAAAPGPGPGVLHRLCTLVFYLVLIAGAAATGWFVYNLLEEVSSINSKLQHLSEQKGELAQTVNTLQKQVDLLQKTVGRVEFISKDIQEKQQSHDTSIKNSEKELDVVSVILKKLQKDVSNVIQNVKDQGDRDLVLFDRTMREKFTELNNSINDEIAELTEVQKLNQDDVNNVKAKIASLGELNSINDELNALKELAAQLQTSYKSKEESIDWLINNAINVDSVTANSNQIVALRNEHENLKRDVQEQSAAVEDLKEKVLKNDESSVKGELERILNDFEQISSSVSEMENNYVSANNDLLKEIETNRDGVEQRLGPLESTVEALNAEQSAVESLKTNFEEYSRRLNAIEEAFVGLKHLSSSDAQGSPEVSKTLLSLNNAQQTLSQDIEKLKSNIAVLPNAAADFEKLQLDVTSVIESHKEQIEELKYDWDQWKSNVAGSSGQDIGVDSLNSSVKKLESDLKMLREAVDSLVAYSVKIETHDKDLESVKESFEDLKESTDKLLVKFEQIQESV